One Marinobacter panjinensis DNA segment encodes these proteins:
- a CDS encoding succinate dehydrogenase/fumarate reductase iron-sulfur subunit produces MTDTTTNHKTDTASSKNDDRMTLEILRYIPGTHSEPTFQRFDIPYVEDWSILDALGYIKDELDSSLAYRWSCRMAVCGSCGMMFNGVPKLACETFIRDYYPRAIRVEPLENFGIERDLVIDQEPFLEKLESVKPYIIDAMANAPSGKPGAPASHERETIQAGENKQTPKELAMFDQYSMCINCLLCYSACPQFGLNPAFLGPATISLAHRYNQDNRDHGTADRAPALNEKDGVWSCTFVGYCSEVCPKSVDPASAIQQEKVRGATDWALSWILPKGAR; encoded by the coding sequence ATGACAGACACGACCACAAACCATAAAACAGACACTGCATCCTCAAAAAACGATGACAGAATGACGCTGGAAATCCTGCGCTATATCCCGGGAACGCATTCAGAACCCACATTTCAACGCTTTGACATCCCCTACGTTGAAGACTGGTCCATTCTCGACGCGCTGGGCTATATCAAGGATGAGCTGGACTCAAGCCTGGCCTACCGGTGGTCCTGCCGTATGGCGGTTTGCGGCTCCTGCGGCATGATGTTTAACGGCGTACCCAAGCTGGCCTGCGAAACCTTCATCCGGGACTACTATCCCAGGGCGATTCGTGTTGAACCACTGGAAAATTTTGGCATTGAACGGGATCTCGTAATCGATCAGGAACCCTTTCTGGAAAAGCTGGAAAGCGTCAAACCTTACATTATTGATGCCATGGCCAACGCTCCTTCCGGAAAACCGGGGGCGCCAGCGAGTCATGAAAGGGAGACCATACAGGCCGGCGAGAACAAACAGACGCCGAAAGAACTGGCAATGTTCGACCAGTACAGCATGTGCATCAACTGCCTGCTGTGCTACAGCGCCTGCCCGCAGTTCGGACTGAACCCGGCGTTTCTTGGACCGGCGACGATCTCACTGGCCCATCGTTACAATCAGGATAACCGCGATCACGGCACTGCGGATCGCGCCCCTGCACTGAACGAAAAAGACGGCGTCTGGTCCTGTACCTTTGTCGGATACTGCTCCGAAGTCTGCCCGAAATCCGTTGATCCGGCATCCGCCATACAACAGGAAAAAGTCCGGGGTGCAACAGACTGGGCACTGTCATGGATCTTGCCAAAAGGAGCCCGCTGA
- a CDS encoding fumarate reductase subunit C: MRQPPYHRPHDSLWYLRRSVYRRYMMREASSVFIGLWMLNLIIGVLRLSQGEAAWTAWLTWQQHPLMLTFSGLTLIMAMVHSITWFAIAPKAMPKFIAGRAVVHQQVVIGHWLVFGLVSLFLLIAVYWGA; encoded by the coding sequence ATGCGCCAGCCACCCTATCATCGTCCCCATGATTCCTTGTGGTACCTGCGTCGATCCGTCTATCGCCGATACATGATGCGAGAAGCAAGCAGTGTCTTCATTGGCCTTTGGATGCTGAATCTTATTATTGGCGTCCTGCGACTGAGTCAGGGGGAAGCGGCCTGGACGGCCTGGCTGACATGGCAACAGCATCCACTGATGCTGACTTTCAGCGGTCTGACGCTCATCATGGCCATGGTGCATTCTATTACCTGGTTTGCGATCGCGCCCAAGGCCATGCCGAAATTTATCGCCGGCAGAGCTGTTGTTCATCAGCAGGTCGTGATCGGACACTGGCTGGTCTTTGGGCTGGTGAGTCTGTTTCTGCTTATTGCCGTTTACTGGGGGGCCTGA
- the frdD gene encoding fumarate reductase subunit FrdD, with translation MRWKHHEPFFWSLFGAGGVVSAFCAPVIVLLIGFLLPLHLLPEAAYNYESLHALAQSLWVKGAVLMIVALSLWHCAHRLFHGLHDLGVSTGPLARTLTYGLAGFCSLALLIVLLTL, from the coding sequence ATGCGCTGGAAACACCATGAACCTTTTTTCTGGTCTCTGTTTGGCGCAGGTGGCGTGGTCAGCGCTTTTTGCGCACCGGTCATCGTATTGCTGATCGGCTTTCTGCTGCCCTTGCACTTATTGCCTGAAGCGGCATACAACTATGAAAGCCTGCACGCATTGGCTCAGAGCCTATGGGTAAAAGGCGCGGTATTGATGATTGTCGCGCTGAGCCTCTGGCACTGTGCCCACCGTCTCTTTCATGGGCTGCATGATTTAGGCGTATCGACCGGCCCTCTGGCGCGCACCCTGACCTACGGCCTGGCCGGGTTCTGCAGTCTGGCCCTGCTGATTGTGTTGCTAACACTGTGA
- a CDS encoding EthD domain-containing protein, with protein MIKVIVAIKKNPELSVADFQNHWLNQHAALVKNNPAAQRYIRKYIQCHTLPSEYDASGNAAYDGTAELWFDSVEDKEKFFSDPDYVREIQPDERRFADMENTRFFVTEERSII; from the coding sequence ATGATTAAAGTCATTGTCGCCATCAAGAAAAACCCGGAATTATCGGTCGCAGACTTTCAGAACCACTGGCTAAACCAGCATGCCGCACTGGTCAAAAATAACCCGGCCGCGCAGCGATACATCCGTAAATACATCCAGTGTCATACCCTCCCATCCGAATATGACGCATCGGGCAACGCAGCGTATGACGGTACCGCAGAACTCTGGTTCGACAGCGTTGAGGACAAGGAGAAATTCTTTTCCGACCCGGACTATGTCCGCGAGATTCAACCCGATGAGCGCCGCTTCGCCGACATGGAGAATACACGTTTTTTTGTAACCGAAGAGCGCAGCATTATTTAG
- a CDS encoding alcohol dehydrogenase family protein, whose protein sequence is MPDLTYLRPFDPVRFNVRGDQPVMKAVVTTGNGGYERLDYCDVPIPVPGPGEVLLRVLAAGVNNTEINTRIGWYSSSVQGGTEQLSETNDGPKFEDGGWNESTPFPFIQGTDCCGEVVAWGQGTKAPDIGKRVLVRACMRLNGFDSLDNLWMGSDFDGAFAQYVTVPASEVFEIQSDWRDVELATIPCAYGTAENMLHRAGVNSADRVLVTGASGGVGSAVVQLAKRRGAYVIAVAGESKLHSVRSLGADQVIARGLDLSAEVQDSSVDVVIDNVAGEQVGKLLKLMARGGRYASSGAIAGPITTIDMRDFYLKDLTLIGCTAWDEPIFSDLIDYIEKGEIRPLVAKTFELKDIAIAQQEFLKKTHFGNFVLVPPL, encoded by the coding sequence ATGCCTGATCTGACTTACCTACGACCATTCGATCCCGTTCGATTCAACGTTCGCGGCGACCAACCGGTGATGAAAGCGGTGGTGACCACGGGCAACGGCGGTTACGAGAGGCTCGACTACTGCGATGTCCCCATCCCTGTACCGGGGCCGGGCGAAGTTTTGCTGAGGGTCTTGGCGGCCGGCGTCAATAACACAGAAATCAATACACGGATTGGTTGGTATTCCTCATCGGTTCAAGGCGGCACCGAGCAATTATCTGAAACGAACGATGGGCCAAAATTTGAGGATGGTGGCTGGAACGAGTCAACACCGTTTCCATTCATTCAGGGAACAGATTGTTGTGGCGAAGTGGTCGCCTGGGGTCAAGGTACGAAAGCGCCGGATATTGGGAAGCGCGTTCTCGTCAGGGCCTGTATGCGTCTGAATGGGTTTGATTCTCTGGATAATCTCTGGATGGGGTCGGATTTTGACGGAGCATTTGCTCAATACGTGACCGTACCGGCTAGCGAGGTATTTGAAATCCAAAGCGACTGGCGTGACGTTGAGCTTGCGACTATCCCCTGTGCCTATGGAACGGCGGAAAATATGCTGCATCGAGCAGGCGTTAACAGCGCTGACCGTGTGCTGGTTACCGGGGCATCGGGCGGGGTTGGATCAGCGGTCGTCCAATTGGCCAAGCGCCGGGGTGCCTATGTAATAGCCGTGGCCGGCGAAAGTAAGCTGCATTCTGTCAGGAGCCTGGGTGCTGACCAGGTGATTGCCCGGGGCCTGGACTTGTCAGCTGAGGTTCAGGACTCTTCCGTGGATGTTGTTATCGATAATGTCGCCGGTGAGCAGGTCGGGAAGCTGTTGAAGTTGATGGCTCGTGGTGGCCGATATGCTTCGTCTGGCGCAATTGCCGGCCCGATCACCACCATCGATATGCGCGATTTTTATCTCAAGGACCTGACGCTGATTGGTTGCACAGCCTGGGACGAACCGATTTTTTCAGATCTTATCGACTACATTGAAAAGGGTGAGATACGTCCTCTGGTCGCAAAAACGTTTGAGCTGAAAGACATAGCGATTGCCCAACAGGAATTTCTCAAGAAGACGCATTTTGGAAACTTCGTCCTGGTGCCGCCGCTATGA
- a CDS encoding MgtC/SapB family protein: protein MKDEIALAGETIMTEFASFNDLAEMVVVLIRLLLAGLLGGLLGFERERRGKAAGLRTHMLVCMGAALFILIPQTAGISDSEMSRVIQGVITGIGFLCAGTIINGNDEQRARGLTTAAGIWFTAAIGIAVGLGREQTAIVCTLLAWIVLYVVPMVSGSRRLGTSEKDNDS, encoded by the coding sequence ATGAAAGACGAGATAGCGCTGGCTGGCGAAACCATCATGACCGAGTTTGCCAGCTTCAATGACCTTGCCGAGATGGTTGTTGTCCTGATCAGGCTTTTGCTGGCCGGACTTCTTGGCGGCCTTCTGGGTTTTGAACGGGAACGACGGGGAAAGGCTGCCGGGCTGCGTACTCATATGCTGGTTTGCATGGGCGCAGCCTTGTTCATCCTGATTCCACAGACAGCCGGAATATCCGACTCGGAAATGAGCCGCGTTATCCAGGGTGTAATTACCGGGATCGGTTTTCTGTGCGCAGGCACCATCATTAACGGTAACGACGAGCAACGTGCCCGCGGGTTGACCACGGCAGCAGGCATCTGGTTTACCGCAGCGATAGGCATTGCAGTGGGGCTGGGCCGCGAACAGACAGCAATAGTATGTACATTGCTAGCTTGGATCGTACTCTACGTGGTGCCGATGGTTTCGGGCTCCAGACGCCTGGGTACAAGCGAAAAGGATAATGACAGCTAG
- a CDS encoding DUF5602 domain-containing protein has product MKTALCPFRSNLSVITLACLGFATVATAADPQIFTGAPIDVGNGTARVEVTSNGMNEPESVSVILSKDALQGLPAAHADQMVWEFSLPMPEAGPQTGYDHVVLDWNPVGHIPEGVYNVPHFDVHFYLISGGEREAITFHGKGREMAMMAPDPQLVPTGYVIPPDAAVDRMGMHGLDPAGHEFQGQPFTHNFIYGYYKGELMFVEPMISLAFLESLPEMTSPIKQPQRYSYPAWYPATYRIGFDAGKGEYTIALQNLARFD; this is encoded by the coding sequence ATGAAAACTGCTCTTTGCCCGTTCCGATCCAACCTTTCCGTCATTACGTTGGCCTGCCTTGGGTTCGCCACTGTCGCCACCGCTGCCGATCCTCAGATTTTCACCGGAGCCCCGATTGATGTCGGTAATGGCACTGCGCGAGTGGAGGTGACCAGCAACGGAATGAACGAACCTGAATCCGTGTCTGTCATTTTGAGCAAGGATGCGCTTCAGGGACTTCCTGCGGCTCACGCCGATCAAATGGTCTGGGAATTTTCATTGCCAATGCCAGAAGCCGGCCCACAAACAGGCTACGATCACGTTGTCCTGGACTGGAACCCGGTCGGGCATATTCCGGAAGGGGTCTACAACGTTCCCCATTTTGACGTGCATTTCTACCTGATCAGCGGGGGTGAACGTGAAGCCATAACCTTCCATGGCAAGGGCCGTGAAATGGCCATGATGGCACCAGACCCACAACTGGTTCCAACTGGCTATGTCATCCCCCCGGATGCGGCCGTGGACAGGATGGGAATGCACGGCCTGGACCCTGCAGGGCACGAATTCCAGGGCCAACCATTCACCCATAACTTCATCTACGGTTATTACAAAGGCGAACTTATGTTCGTTGAGCCAATGATCTCACTGGCCTTTCTGGAGTCGCTTCCGGAAATGACGTCACCGATAAAGCAACCCCAGCGGTACAGCTACCCGGCATGGTATCCGGCAACCTACCGGATTGGATTTGATGCCGGAAAGGGTGAGTACACCATCGCGCTCCAGAACCTGGCCAGGTTTGACTGA
- a CDS encoding DMT family transporter, whose translation MKSWLFLGIAIVAEVVATSGLKASEGFTRLWPSLLVIAGYAIAFYFLSITLKEIPVGLAYAIWAGLGIVLVTFIGWLIYGQTLDAASVIGMALIITGVAVINLFSKATVH comes from the coding sequence GTGAAAAGTTGGTTATTTCTTGGCATTGCCATTGTTGCAGAAGTGGTGGCAACCAGCGGGCTGAAAGCCAGTGAAGGGTTCACCAGACTCTGGCCCAGCCTGCTGGTGATTGCAGGCTATGCCATTGCCTTTTACTTCCTCTCGATCACACTGAAGGAAATCCCGGTGGGCCTGGCCTATGCCATCTGGGCGGGGCTGGGTATTGTGTTGGTGACGTTTATCGGCTGGCTGATTTACGGGCAAACGCTGGACGCTGCCAGTGTGATTGGTATGGCGCTGATCATCACCGGTGTTGCGGTGATTAACCTGTTCTCGAAGGCCACTGTGCACTGA
- a CDS encoding PEP-CTERM/exosortase system-associated acyltransferase, producing the protein MPVHSSFHNEGKHSTAFGGTENLSDIFKSFFKIEVATTEEMINKVFEVRYQVYCIDRPFEDPDQFPNNREHDAYDSGSAHALIRHRRTGDSVAVVRLVLAGYHPEQSDFPMEEPCIHRMSEQAQDTIAETPRQHMAEISRMAVCREFRRRLNEQGSPAGVTDQTTYADAESGKRAMPYISLGLFAAILRMSVKHNVTHWMAIMEPTQLRLLKRFGVEFDHVGPVIEYHGLRRPAFTEAASLINGILRRRPDVWDLITESGRYLPPIPLNRRTTAPRR; encoded by the coding sequence ATGCCTGTACATTCTTCATTTCATAACGAAGGAAAACATTCAACAGCCTTCGGAGGGACCGAAAATCTTAGTGACATCTTCAAGTCCTTTTTTAAGATTGAGGTCGCCACCACCGAGGAAATGATCAATAAAGTCTTTGAAGTCCGGTACCAGGTTTACTGTATTGACAGACCCTTTGAAGACCCAGATCAATTTCCCAACAACAGGGAACATGATGCTTACGATTCGGGCTCGGCTCATGCCCTGATCCGGCACCGTAGAACCGGAGATAGCGTCGCAGTTGTTCGACTCGTTCTGGCGGGCTATCACCCGGAGCAGTCAGACTTCCCAATGGAAGAGCCCTGCATCCACAGAATGAGCGAGCAAGCCCAGGACACGATCGCGGAGACGCCCCGGCAACACATGGCCGAGATTTCCAGAATGGCGGTATGTAGGGAATTTCGCCGGCGCCTTAACGAACAGGGATCACCCGCAGGTGTTACAGATCAGACTACCTACGCCGATGCCGAGAGCGGCAAACGCGCCATGCCCTATATCAGTCTGGGCCTGTTCGCCGCTATCCTGCGGATGTCAGTCAAACACAATGTCACGCACTGGATGGCAATAATGGAGCCGACTCAATTGCGTCTGTTAAAGCGTTTTGGCGTGGAGTTTGATCACGTTGGACCGGTAATCGAGTATCACGGCCTTCGCAGGCCCGCCTTCACCGAAGCGGCGTCTCTGATCAATGGCATTCTCCGGCGCCGCCCGGATGTCTGGGACTTGATCACCGAATCAGGTCGCTATTTGCCTCCCATACCCCTCAACCGGCGAACGACGGCTCCCCGTCGGTAA
- a CDS encoding DNA-binding response regulator has translation MKLHDDQKTVVMVVDDAVDSIRMINDALEEAGMTVLVALEGNQALTISRNITPDVVLMDALMPHMDGFETCRRLKENPAFADIPIIFMTGLSDTEHVVMGLNAGGVDYVNKPINTTELLARMDVHLANARMTRSARSALDTAGQNLFAVDREGNLLWGTPHVCRSLPDTTHPEFPAVKSRLEEWLSHNLEPGHNMPLRIMDTPRSVEFLALVDGREYLLRLKTPQTQNSAAAALKERFHLTLRESDVLFWIANGKTNREIGQILDMSPRTVNKHLEQVFRKLGVENRTAAAASAIRLLAAQ, from the coding sequence ATGAAGCTTCATGATGACCAGAAGACTGTTGTGATGGTCGTGGATGACGCGGTCGACTCCATTCGAATGATCAACGATGCGTTGGAAGAAGCCGGCATGACCGTGCTGGTAGCACTTGAAGGCAACCAGGCGCTCACCATCAGCCGGAATATCACCCCGGACGTCGTGCTCATGGACGCGCTCATGCCCCATATGGATGGCTTTGAAACCTGCCGTCGGCTCAAGGAAAATCCGGCGTTTGCCGATATCCCCATCATCTTCATGACGGGCCTGAGCGACACTGAACACGTGGTGATGGGCCTGAACGCCGGTGGCGTGGACTACGTCAACAAACCCATCAATACCACGGAACTGCTGGCGCGCATGGACGTTCACCTTGCCAATGCACGGATGACCAGGAGCGCTCGCAGCGCCCTGGATACCGCAGGCCAGAATCTGTTTGCCGTAGATCGGGAAGGCAACCTGCTATGGGGCACGCCCCATGTTTGCCGAAGCCTGCCTGACACCACCCACCCTGAGTTCCCGGCAGTGAAATCCCGGCTGGAGGAGTGGCTCAGCCATAACCTGGAGCCGGGACACAACATGCCGCTGCGAATCATGGACACGCCGCGCTCGGTGGAATTTCTGGCGTTAGTGGACGGCCGGGAATACCTGCTGCGGCTGAAAACCCCGCAGACTCAGAACAGCGCCGCCGCTGCGCTCAAGGAACGATTCCATTTGACCTTGCGGGAATCCGACGTGCTATTTTGGATTGCCAATGGCAAGACCAACCGGGAAATCGGACAGATTCTGGACATGAGCCCGCGCACCGTGAACAAACACCTGGAGCAGGTGTTCCGTAAGCTGGGCGTCGAAAACCGGACCGCAGCGGCCGCCAGCGCAATCCGACTACTGGCCGCACAATAA
- a CDS encoding hybrid sensor histidine kinase/response regulator has product MAARQNIFRVRRSYNQWVANQTLEDYALRFTAKSARRWSAARVSNTALGSISFLAMEAIGGSITLHYGFDNAVAAILMVSLVIFLTAIPISYYAARYGVDIDLLTRGAGFGYIGSTITSLIYASFTFIFFAIEAAIMAMALEMLFDIPLVLGYLICAVVIIPLVTHGITTISRFQVWTQPVWILLQLAPFVFIIYADASSISDWTQFDGLGVNAGQGLNVVMFGAAAAVVFSLIAQIGEQVDFLRFIPEPQNRAEKRRWWLAVMSGGPGWIVIGMLKILAGSFLAVLALNQGISAAEAADPTQMYLVAFSYITHSPEISMAMAGIFVILCQLKINVTNAYAGSIAWSNFFSRLTHSHPGRVVWLFFNVAIALLVMELGVYRALEETLGFYGIIAIAWVGALVADLVINKPLGLSPRHIEFKRAHLYDINPVGVGAMLAASVVGIVCHTGVLGDVAQALSHFIALAVALVTAPLIAWKTQGRFYTARPFVPLATDHQLVQCTICEHKFEPEDVTTCPAYDGTICSLCCSLDARCGDVCKPGAGYQEQLQQFLSKLMPQSVLSRLHSRLGHFLTLLFLINGVSGLLLWLIHSKTPVASAPEALLLSVTLWKVFFILLIVTGVICWLFVLAHESRVVAEEESGRQTRLLVEEIVAHERTDQALQKAKEQAEAANGAKSRYLTGISHELRSPLNAILGYAQLMENDESIPNHRKEAVGVIRRSGEYLADLIEGLLDISKIEAGRLDLHRDQVRIGLLMEQLVTMFRLQAEEKGLAFNYHCPNPLPDLVTTDEKRLRQILINLLSNAIKYTDRGGVSLTLRYRSQVAEFTVRDTGEGIAEENIERIFRPFERIRLPGQSRVGTGLGLTITRLLTEIMGGDISVDSEPGQGSTFKVSLMLSSLHSAMPRGITVPARRIYGYEGIRRKILLVDDDISHRQVLRAMLSPLGFEIVDIGNALEVQKTVESESPDLVLLDVSMPGHTGWEVLQQLRADKHTMPVVMVSADANEGHHPVDSARQHDGYIIKPVRLNLLLDTIASLLDLEWRFEKSAEPLAAIPVPETGELPLPEIVHRQTLAELARIGHRKGLLEALHELKHRSEAHECFTDELTQLTNDFQFEKILVLLEVAEHEAS; this is encoded by the coding sequence ATGGCCGCACGACAAAATATTTTCCGGGTTCGGCGCAGTTACAACCAATGGGTCGCCAACCAGACGCTGGAAGACTATGCCCTGCGCTTTACCGCCAAGAGCGCCCGGCGCTGGTCGGCGGCACGGGTCAGCAACACCGCTTTGGGCTCTATCTCGTTTCTCGCCATGGAGGCCATTGGCGGGTCCATTACCCTGCACTACGGCTTCGACAACGCCGTAGCGGCGATTCTGATGGTCAGCCTGGTGATCTTCCTGACCGCCATCCCGATCAGCTACTACGCCGCCCGCTACGGTGTCGATATTGATCTGCTGACCCGCGGCGCTGGCTTCGGCTACATCGGCTCCACCATTACCTCGCTGATCTACGCGTCGTTCACCTTCATCTTCTTCGCCATTGAGGCGGCGATCATGGCCATGGCCCTGGAGATGCTGTTCGATATACCCCTGGTGCTCGGCTACCTGATCTGCGCGGTGGTGATCATTCCCCTGGTCACTCACGGCATTACTACCATCAGCCGGTTCCAGGTCTGGACCCAGCCGGTGTGGATTCTGCTGCAGCTGGCCCCCTTTGTGTTCATCATCTACGCCGATGCCTCCTCCATCAGTGACTGGACTCAGTTTGACGGTCTGGGTGTGAACGCCGGCCAGGGCCTCAATGTGGTGATGTTTGGTGCCGCCGCCGCGGTGGTGTTCTCGCTGATTGCCCAAATTGGCGAGCAGGTCGATTTTCTGCGTTTTATTCCGGAACCCCAGAACCGGGCGGAAAAGCGCCGGTGGTGGCTGGCCGTCATGTCCGGCGGGCCCGGCTGGATCGTGATTGGCATGCTGAAGATTCTGGCCGGCTCCTTTTTGGCCGTGTTGGCCCTTAATCAGGGCATCTCGGCCGCAGAAGCGGCGGATCCGACCCAGATGTATCTGGTGGCGTTCAGCTACATCACCCACTCCCCGGAAATCTCCATGGCGATGGCCGGTATTTTTGTCATTCTGTGCCAGCTCAAGATCAACGTCACCAACGCCTATGCCGGCTCTATCGCCTGGTCCAACTTCTTCTCGCGCCTGACCCACAGCCACCCCGGGCGCGTGGTCTGGCTGTTCTTCAACGTCGCGATTGCCCTGTTGGTGATGGAACTGGGAGTCTATCGGGCGCTGGAGGAAACCCTCGGGTTTTACGGCATTATTGCCATCGCCTGGGTCGGCGCGCTGGTGGCCGACCTGGTCATCAACAAGCCGCTCGGGCTCAGCCCCCGGCACATAGAGTTCAAACGGGCTCATCTTTACGACATCAACCCGGTAGGCGTTGGTGCCATGCTCGCCGCGTCAGTGGTGGGTATCGTGTGCCACACCGGCGTGCTTGGTGACGTTGCCCAGGCTCTGTCCCACTTCATCGCCCTGGCGGTAGCACTGGTAACCGCGCCGCTGATTGCCTGGAAGACCCAGGGCCGGTTTTATACTGCCCGGCCCTTCGTGCCCCTGGCAACGGACCACCAACTGGTGCAATGCACGATTTGTGAGCACAAATTCGAACCGGAAGATGTGACCACCTGCCCGGCTTACGACGGCACCATCTGTTCCCTGTGCTGTTCCCTGGATGCCCGCTGCGGCGACGTGTGCAAGCCCGGCGCCGGTTATCAGGAACAACTGCAGCAGTTTCTCAGCAAGCTGATGCCCCAGTCTGTATTGAGCCGACTTCACTCCCGCCTTGGTCACTTCCTGACGCTCCTGTTCCTGATTAACGGCGTGTCAGGTCTGCTGCTGTGGCTGATACATTCCAAGACACCAGTGGCCTCGGCGCCCGAGGCCCTGCTGCTGTCGGTTACCCTGTGGAAAGTGTTCTTTATCCTCCTGATCGTGACCGGCGTGATCTGCTGGCTGTTTGTGCTGGCCCACGAAAGCCGCGTGGTCGCGGAGGAAGAATCCGGGCGGCAAACCCGACTGCTGGTGGAAGAAATTGTCGCTCACGAGCGGACAGACCAGGCTCTGCAAAAGGCCAAGGAGCAGGCTGAAGCTGCCAATGGTGCGAAAAGCCGATACCTGACAGGCATCAGTCACGAACTCCGGTCTCCGCTGAACGCGATTCTGGGTTATGCCCAGCTCATGGAAAACGATGAGTCGATACCCAACCACCGCAAGGAGGCCGTGGGGGTGATCCGCCGCAGCGGCGAATACCTGGCCGACCTGATTGAAGGGTTGCTGGACATCTCCAAGATCGAAGCCGGCCGGCTGGACCTGCATCGGGATCAGGTACGCATCGGATTACTGATGGAACAACTGGTCACCATGTTCCGGCTGCAGGCTGAAGAGAAGGGGCTGGCCTTTAACTACCACTGCCCGAATCCGCTGCCGGACTTGGTGACCACGGATGAAAAACGTTTGCGCCAGATTCTCATCAATCTTCTCTCGAACGCTATCAAATACACTGATCGGGGTGGGGTATCCCTGACTCTGCGTTACCGCAGCCAGGTCGCCGAATTTACCGTACGGGACACAGGCGAAGGCATCGCCGAGGAAAACATCGAACGAATTTTCCGGCCCTTCGAGCGTATCCGTCTGCCGGGACAGAGTCGCGTGGGTACCGGCCTGGGCCTGACCATCACCCGACTACTGACGGAAATCATGGGCGGCGATATCAGTGTGGATAGCGAGCCCGGCCAGGGCAGCACCTTCAAGGTCAGCCTCATGTTGTCCAGCCTGCACAGCGCCATGCCCCGTGGCATCACGGTACCGGCGCGCCGGATCTACGGCTACGAGGGTATCCGGCGAAAGATCCTGCTCGTGGATGACGACATCTCCCATCGCCAGGTCCTACGGGCCATGTTGTCCCCACTCGGATTTGAGATCGTCGACATCGGCAATGCCCTTGAGGTTCAGAAAACCGTCGAGAGCGAATCTCCGGACCTGGTTCTGCTGGACGTCTCCATGCCCGGCCATACCGGTTGGGAAGTGCTGCAACAACTGCGGGCGGACAAGCATACAATGCCCGTGGTGATGGTGTCCGCCGATGCCAACGAAGGCCATCATCCCGTGGATTCAGCCCGCCAGCACGATGGCTACATCATTAAACCCGTGCGCCTGAACCTCCTGCTCGACACCATCGCCTCGCTGCTGGACCTGGAGTGGCGATTTGAGAAAAGTGCCGAGCCGCTGGCGGCCATTCCGGTACCCGAAACAGGCGAGCTTCCACTGCCCGAGATAGTGCACCGGCAGACCCTGGCAGAGCTTGCCCGCATCGGCCACCGCAAGGGATTGCTGGAAGCGCTGCACGAGCTGAAGCACCGAAGCGAAGCGCACGAATGCTTTACCGACGAGCTGACCCAGCTCACCAACGATTTTCAGTTTGAGAAAATTCTTGTATTACTCGAGGTAGCTGAACATGAAGCTTCATGA